The Aureispira anguillae genome contains a region encoding:
- a CDS encoding GEVED domain-containing protein, translating to MNYKLLLGVVYLCSIAILTEAQDYKQLMNDMNVNFYDVCKEAEKYFETHDKGKGSGWKAYQRWRAWNEDRYYPSGDRKTIDPFFLKKAYHDFLSNNPQPESLYPTGWKDLGPYDANTITTHYSPGIGRVECFYVNPANPQQMYLGSRSGGFWRTGDGGGTWQNTSDFLIASGVNTMDASPTDADSVLINIRNATNGASHGIFLSGDAGNTWTLTNFNPSNLGWGGLGDNDQIYKIAYHPTIAGLVFIGTSKGLYRSTDNLQTWTQLISNTDITDIEFHPASANIIYLYDNYYWGSNQSLILRSTDFGLTFSPSATIAGNNDAEGFIAVTPACPNCVYFASDNGVWRSDDAGQNFTFLVNPPSSCDGFAVSDTDSLHMHYGYLDTYFSNDGGYTFSQVTDWANGNPDTTYIHADLRTAECINGVFYAGTDGYLCKSPNNGLSWYRMNDGTGIREFYAVGVSQSNWQVHMAGSQDNGTSILSDSGWIEWNGGDGMEAIVQPLNDQWMIGSWQFGTRQRTQDGGQSRNGINSPDGGNGDWQAPLMFDPNLQMKVYHCMDSLYVSDEFGDGWYTVGTPSFTGNIKVAAVAENNSDRIILVRYSDIELSQDGGQTYTSIANGLPGHSITDVAFDPKDDNTILVTYSRYQNDNEKIYISHDLGQTWTNITYNLGNMPLRTVVVDHTDASNIYVGAEIGVYYKPMNGTTWTLYNPNLANTTVRDLEIQYGANTLKAATWGRGLWEYTLVGRNDFPAILTTNITNPPTSTLPKDGMDQDVTAVISYANNLTSVYVKWSIDNPTFDSTIVMQNTMDSTWQTIQPIPNYPGGTKMYFKVYAVGNNGDTTETYKFMYTVRALEYCTASGNMAYSTSITAVDFGGINKTSAKLQPYTDYTTTDSANVVVTNNYNLNVNLNTDGNYAIYAKAWIDWNRDFDFDDPGEEYDMGFAQNTTNGPTSLSPVTVTVPANAVVGETRMRVACFYNAPPTACMNGVDGEVEDYAIIVNPLGLSVQNKISSPVQIYPNPTTGKFAVDLGKLYQSIRVEITDVSGKLIYTTQKENTRFMNLKLKEAAGVYLLKLQVDNEIGTYKVIKE from the coding sequence ATGAATTACAAACTATTATTAGGAGTTGTCTACTTGTGTAGTATTGCAATTCTTACTGAGGCTCAGGATTATAAGCAGCTGATGAACGATATGAATGTCAATTTTTATGATGTTTGTAAGGAAGCTGAAAAATATTTTGAAACGCATGATAAAGGCAAGGGATCAGGTTGGAAAGCTTACCAACGTTGGAGGGCATGGAACGAAGATCGTTATTACCCTTCGGGAGATAGAAAAACAATAGATCCCTTTTTTTTAAAGAAGGCTTATCATGATTTTTTAAGTAATAATCCTCAACCAGAGAGCTTGTATCCAACAGGTTGGAAAGATTTAGGACCTTATGATGCCAATACCATTACAACACATTATTCGCCAGGAATAGGGCGTGTGGAATGTTTTTATGTCAATCCCGCTAATCCTCAACAAATGTACCTTGGCTCTAGGAGCGGTGGCTTTTGGAGAACAGGAGATGGGGGAGGAACTTGGCAGAATACCTCTGATTTTTTGATTGCTTCAGGGGTGAATACAATGGATGCTTCTCCTACGGATGCAGATTCGGTATTGATTAATATTCGAAATGCTACCAATGGCGCATCTCATGGTATTTTTCTGTCTGGAGATGCTGGAAATACTTGGACTTTAACAAATTTTAATCCTTCTAATTTAGGTTGGGGAGGTTTGGGAGATAATGACCAAATTTATAAGATTGCCTATCACCCAACAATAGCAGGTCTAGTTTTTATTGGAACATCTAAAGGGCTTTATCGTTCAACGGACAATTTGCAAACTTGGACTCAGTTGATCTCCAATACGGATATTACAGACATTGAATTTCATCCTGCTAGTGCCAACATTATTTATCTTTATGACAATTATTATTGGGGAAGCAACCAGTCTTTAATCTTACGATCAACAGATTTTGGGCTGACTTTCTCTCCTTCAGCTACAATTGCTGGTAATAATGATGCGGAAGGGTTTATTGCCGTAACGCCAGCTTGCCCTAACTGTGTTTATTTTGCCTCCGACAATGGCGTTTGGCGTTCAGATGATGCAGGGCAAAACTTTACGTTTTTGGTAAACCCTCCTTCTAGTTGCGATGGATTTGCAGTATCGGATACAGATAGCTTGCACATGCATTATGGCTATTTGGATACTTATTTTAGCAATGATGGAGGATATACTTTTTCGCAAGTAACAGATTGGGCTAATGGAAATCCTGATACCACTTATATTCATGCAGATTTAAGAACTGCTGAATGTATTAATGGGGTATTTTATGCTGGAACGGATGGCTATCTTTGTAAAAGCCCAAACAATGGTTTGTCTTGGTATAGAATGAACGACGGAACAGGAATTAGAGAGTTCTATGCCGTGGGCGTTAGTCAATCTAACTGGCAAGTTCATATGGCAGGTTCGCAGGATAATGGAACGAGTATTTTATCCGATTCAGGGTGGATCGAATGGAATGGTGGAGATGGCATGGAAGCGATTGTTCAACCGCTTAATGATCAGTGGATGATTGGAAGCTGGCAATTTGGAACTCGTCAACGCACACAAGATGGAGGGCAGTCTCGAAATGGTATTAATTCACCTGACGGTGGAAATGGAGATTGGCAGGCACCTCTTATGTTTGACCCTAATCTGCAAATGAAAGTCTACCACTGCATGGATAGTTTATATGTTTCTGATGAATTTGGAGACGGGTGGTATACCGTAGGAACACCTAGTTTTACGGGGAACATTAAAGTTGCAGCGGTTGCAGAAAATAATTCGGATCGAATCATCTTAGTGCGGTATTCGGATATTGAGCTGTCGCAAGATGGCGGGCAAACTTACACGAGTATTGCCAATGGATTGCCTGGACATTCAATAACAGATGTTGCATTTGATCCCAAGGATGATAATACGATATTAGTCACTTATAGTCGTTACCAAAATGACAATGAGAAAATCTATATATCCCATGATTTAGGGCAAACTTGGACGAATATTACGTACAATTTGGGCAATATGCCTTTAAGGACAGTAGTGGTGGATCATACCGATGCTTCCAATATTTATGTTGGAGCCGAAATAGGCGTTTATTATAAACCTATGAATGGAACGACTTGGACGCTATACAATCCTAATCTGGCGAATACAACGGTTCGTGATTTAGAAATTCAGTATGGAGCCAATACGCTAAAAGCTGCTACTTGGGGAAGAGGTTTATGGGAATATACCTTGGTGGGACGCAATGATTTTCCTGCAATTTTAACTACAAATATTACCAACCCTCCAACCTCAACATTGCCAAAGGACGGAATGGATCAAGATGTTACTGCCGTGATTTCTTATGCGAATAATTTGACAAGTGTGTATGTTAAATGGTCGATTGACAACCCTACATTTGATAGCACTATTGTTATGCAGAATACAATGGATAGTACTTGGCAAACGATACAGCCTATTCCCAACTACCCAGGTGGAACAAAAATGTACTTTAAGGTTTATGCGGTTGGTAATAACGGCGATACAACAGAAACCTATAAGTTTATGTATACCGTGCGAGCATTAGAATATTGTACAGCTAGTGGTAATATGGCTTATTCTACCTCCATCACTGCTGTTGATTTTGGAGGAATTAATAAAACCTCTGCAAAATTACAACCTTATACCGATTATACAACAACAGACTCGGCTAATGTAGTGGTCACTAATAATTATAATTTGAATGTTAATTTGAATACAGATGGCAATTATGCTATTTATGCCAAAGCTTGGATTGATTGGAATCGAGATTTTGATTTTGATGATCCTGGAGAAGAATATGACATGGGCTTTGCTCAAAACACGACCAATGGTCCCACTTCTTTGTCACCTGTAACGGTTACCGTTCCTGCTAATGCTGTTGTTGGAGAAACAAGAATGCGAGTCGCTTGTTTTTATAATGCTCCTCCTACAGCTTGTATGAATGGAGTAGATGGAGAGGTGGAAGATTATGCCATTATTGTTAACCCCTTGGGCTTGTCTGTGCAAAACAAAATTTCTAGCCCTGTACAGATTTATCCCAATCCTACAACTGGAAAATTTGCGGTTGACTTGGGGAAACTATATCAATCTATCCGAGTTGAAATTACAGATGTTAGTGGTAAACTTATCTATACTACCCAAAAGGAAAATACCCGCTTTATGAACTTGAAGTTGAAGGAAGCAGCAGGGGTTTATTTGTTGAAATTGCAAGTGGATAATGAAATAGGAACGTATAAAGTTATCAAGGAGTAA
- a CDS encoding alginate export family protein — MSNLIRNSFVGLFVLFMFPIISQGQTLHISGEVRPRAEYRHGYKSLADSAQKPAFYIDQRTRLTIGFDYKMIETKLVIQDVRTWGSQPQLVVADGNMTSIHEAWGRVYFHKNFSMKLGRQEISYDDHRIFGNVGWAQQARSHDAIVLMYQDSLMQIHGGFAYNQNAPSLKGTIYTVPKSYKTFQYLWAHRKFGPLSASLLFLNNGKQVVDINNNVYLDSAGYGRTHFTQTIGARLSFKKAGLTANLAGYYQGGREADTLNTLGTLVSAYYLGADVKYTLAKKYTIGIGAELLSGNNTVVDSSNNNPINTNNAFNPLYGTNHKFNGFMDYFYVGNHIANVGLVDLFLTFKAKIGKGFVGLHGHFFLSNGLLADPSDQTQAVLPYLGTELDFFGGYKINKWTAVKLGYSQLFGSPSMVALKGGNIRATSNWAWLMITINPSATISLKKKQDL; from the coding sequence ATGAGCAACTTGATTAGAAATTCATTTGTAGGGCTTTTTGTCCTCTTTATGTTTCCTATAATTAGTCAGGGGCAAACCCTTCATATATCTGGCGAAGTTAGACCTCGTGCAGAATATAGACATGGTTACAAATCCTTAGCTGATTCCGCACAAAAACCTGCTTTCTATATTGACCAAAGAACAAGATTGACAATTGGTTTTGATTATAAAATGATTGAAACAAAGCTTGTTATTCAAGATGTAAGGACGTGGGGGAGTCAACCCCAATTAGTGGTAGCAGATGGGAATATGACGAGTATTCATGAAGCTTGGGGAAGGGTTTATTTTCATAAAAACTTTTCGATGAAGTTGGGACGACAAGAAATTAGCTATGACGACCATCGAATATTTGGTAATGTGGGTTGGGCGCAACAGGCAAGAAGTCACGATGCTATTGTATTAATGTATCAAGATTCGCTAATGCAAATTCATGGAGGGTTTGCCTATAATCAAAATGCCCCCAGCCTAAAAGGTACAATTTATACCGTTCCTAAAAGTTATAAAACGTTCCAATATCTATGGGCACATCGAAAATTTGGACCACTCTCTGCCAGCCTTCTATTTCTAAATAATGGCAAACAAGTAGTAGACATTAACAATAACGTTTACTTAGATTCTGCGGGTTATGGGCGGACTCATTTCACCCAAACCATTGGTGCTCGCCTTAGTTTTAAAAAAGCAGGTCTTACCGCTAACTTAGCAGGTTACTATCAAGGAGGACGAGAAGCGGATACACTAAATACGCTTGGAACATTAGTTAGTGCTTATTATTTGGGAGCAGATGTAAAGTATACCTTAGCAAAAAAATATACCATTGGTATAGGAGCCGAATTGCTTTCTGGCAATAATACAGTAGTAGATTCAAGCAATAACAATCCCATCAATACAAACAATGCCTTTAATCCTCTTTATGGAACCAATCATAAATTTAATGGTTTTATGGATTATTTTTATGTGGGCAATCACATTGCTAATGTTGGGTTAGTGGATCTATTCCTTACCTTCAAAGCAAAAATAGGAAAAGGTTTTGTAGGGCTCCATGGGCACTTCTTTTTGTCCAATGGTTTATTGGCTGACCCTAGTGATCAGACCCAAGCTGTTTTGCCCTATCTTGGTACTGAATTGGATTTCTTTGGGGGGTATAAAATTAATAAATGGACTGCTGTAAAACTCGGTTATTCTCAACTCTTTGGAAGCCCAAGTATGGTTGCATTAAAAGGAGGAAACATCAGAGCAACAAGCAATTGGGCTTGGTTAATGATTACCATTAATCCTAGTGCCACCATTAGCCTAAAAAAGAAGCAAGATCTCTAA
- a CDS encoding molybdopterin-dependent oxidoreductase, translated as MNRRNFLKKMAAAAAMATAATMIPGILFAEDQLNEAALKDGVEWKKTPCRFCGVGCGLLVGIDNGKAVAVKGDPNSSVNKGLCCMKGYHSVMALYGKDRLTQPLVRKGGKLVTVSMEEALDLVASKMKETIDKHGKDAVSIYGSGQWTIPDGYVASKLFKGCIGTNNVEANARLCMASAVTGFLTSFGVDEPMGCYEDIDHATVFVLWGNNMAEMHPVLFSRILEEKRKRKVTIIDLATRTTRTSKAADKSILFHPQTDLAIANAICYEIIKNGWMNDTFVHKYCSIMKGKTKMGYGLKEHYKFKDKGEKIDLEAYKTFLEDYTPEKVATLTGVSASNIKYLAALYGNANTKVMSFWCMGANQHTRGTWINNLIYNIHLLVGKISTPGNSPFSLTGQPSACGTVREVGTLTHKLPHGVVMNEEHRKFAAKIWDVPVSNIPAKPTYHTVDMFRALDRGDLKFMWIQVTNPMVTMPHLNRYRKGALKEDRFVVVSDIYPTPTTEIADVILPAAMWIEREGMYGNSERRTQYFEQMIEPPGNAMSDTWQLIEVAKRMGYTKQFYYKKETHIAEIYKEYRRHHEGKKHNMAPLDVLKKQAGAMWPYVDGKSTQWRFNAKYDPACTKEGFDFYGKPDGKAVIWQRPYEPAAEVPDQDYPFWLNTGRVIEHWHTGSMTRRISVLHQAVPKSYVEINPKDAKAMGILSGDQVRLTSRRGTLVLPALINGRGVPPEGMVFVPFFDEDLLINDLTIDAYDPISKQPDYKKCAVKVEKV; from the coding sequence ATGAATAGAAGAAATTTTTTAAAGAAAATGGCAGCAGCAGCAGCAATGGCAACGGCTGCAACAATGATTCCAGGTATTTTATTTGCCGAAGATCAGCTTAATGAGGCTGCTCTAAAAGATGGAGTGGAATGGAAAAAAACACCTTGTAGATTTTGTGGCGTTGGTTGTGGTTTGTTGGTGGGGATTGATAATGGTAAAGCTGTTGCTGTGAAAGGAGATCCTAACTCTTCTGTTAATAAAGGATTATGCTGTATGAAGGGCTATCATTCTGTAATGGCATTGTACGGTAAAGATCGATTGACACAACCGCTTGTTCGAAAAGGCGGAAAATTAGTAACAGTAAGCATGGAGGAAGCCTTGGATTTGGTCGCTTCTAAAATGAAAGAAACGATTGATAAACACGGCAAAGATGCGGTTTCTATCTATGGTTCAGGGCAGTGGACAATTCCTGATGGTTATGTTGCTTCTAAATTGTTTAAGGGGTGCATAGGAACCAATAATGTAGAGGCGAATGCAAGGCTTTGTATGGCATCAGCAGTAACAGGGTTTTTAACGAGTTTTGGGGTTGATGAACCAATGGGATGTTATGAGGATATTGATCATGCTACTGTCTTTGTTTTGTGGGGGAATAACATGGCTGAAATGCACCCTGTTTTGTTTTCTCGAATATTGGAAGAAAAACGCAAACGTAAGGTAACAATTATTGACTTGGCAACTCGAACCACTCGAACAAGTAAAGCAGCAGACAAATCTATTCTTTTTCATCCACAAACAGATCTAGCCATTGCTAATGCTATTTGTTATGAAATTATCAAGAATGGGTGGATGAACGATACCTTTGTTCATAAATATTGCTCTATTATGAAGGGGAAAACTAAAATGGGGTATGGACTGAAGGAGCATTATAAGTTTAAGGACAAAGGAGAAAAAATAGACTTAGAGGCGTATAAGACTTTTTTGGAAGATTATACGCCCGAAAAGGTGGCAACACTTACTGGTGTTTCTGCTAGTAACATCAAATATTTGGCGGCTCTTTATGGCAATGCCAATACCAAAGTAATGTCTTTTTGGTGTATGGGAGCCAATCAGCATACCCGTGGTACATGGATTAATAATTTGATTTATAATATACACTTATTGGTAGGTAAAATTTCTACTCCTGGAAACAGCCCTTTCTCTCTAACAGGACAACCCAGTGCCTGTGGTACGGTACGTGAAGTGGGAACCCTAACCCATAAGCTTCCACATGGGGTTGTAATGAATGAAGAACATCGAAAATTTGCAGCTAAAATATGGGATGTTCCAGTTAGTAATATTCCTGCAAAACCTACTTACCACACGGTTGATATGTTTAGAGCCTTGGATCGAGGAGACCTTAAATTTATGTGGATCCAAGTCACCAACCCAATGGTCACCATGCCACATCTTAATCGTTATAGAAAGGGCGCTTTAAAAGAGGATCGCTTTGTTGTAGTTTCTGATATTTATCCTACTCCAACGACCGAAATTGCAGACGTTATTCTCCCAGCGGCAATGTGGATAGAACGAGAAGGTATGTACGGTAATTCAGAACGAAGAACGCAGTATTTTGAACAAATGATCGAGCCTCCAGGGAATGCCATGAGCGATACTTGGCAGTTGATTGAAGTGGCTAAAAGAATGGGCTATACCAAGCAATTTTATTATAAAAAGGAAACGCATATTGCTGAAATCTATAAAGAATATAGAAGGCATCATGAAGGGAAAAAACACAATATGGCTCCCTTGGATGTCCTCAAAAAACAGGCAGGGGCAATGTGGCCTTATGTAGATGGTAAATCAACCCAATGGCGTTTTAATGCCAAATACGATCCTGCTTGTACCAAAGAAGGCTTTGATTTTTATGGAAAACCTGATGGCAAGGCAGTCATCTGGCAACGTCCCTATGAACCTGCTGCTGAGGTGCCCGATCAAGATTATCCTTTTTGGTTAAATACAGGGAGGGTAATTGAGCATTGGCATACTGGTTCTATGACCCGACGAATTTCTGTATTGCATCAGGCTGTACCAAAGAGTTATGTAGAAATTAATCCTAAGGATGCTAAAGCAATGGGGATTCTTTCAGGGGATCAGGTTCGCTTGACCTCTCGTAGAGGGACACTTGTGCTTCCAGCTTTGATCAATGGGAGAGGGGTGCCCCCAGAAGGGATGGTCTTTGTTCCTTTCTTTGATGAGGATTTATTGATTAATGACTTAACAATTGATGCCTATGACCCTATTTCTAAGCAGCCAGATTATAAGAAATGTGCTGTGAAAGTTGAAAAAGTTTAG
- a CDS encoding nitrate reductase cytochrome c-type subunit: protein MKKAFVIFLFISLIVGGKIVVDSALTGAMEGVDMSIQEKEKKLSVVEDGLSEHQETYNQMSIEDYTGRSLASYYKNRAYNGAPPTIPHPVANEMSIGGNTCLQCHQKGGFVNKYNAFAPVTPHPEKINCVQCHAAVKTNESFRASNWETIKNAAPILGQQAMEGSPPVIPHELTNFRDKNCLSCHAGPSAPKEIRVSHPERLNCVQCHAQQQASDVFYKTIK, encoded by the coding sequence ATGAAAAAAGCCTTTGTCATTTTTCTCTTTATAAGCCTTATTGTTGGCGGAAAAATAGTGGTGGATAGCGCCTTGACTGGTGCAATGGAAGGAGTGGACATGAGTATTCAGGAAAAAGAAAAAAAATTATCTGTCGTAGAGGATGGGTTGAGCGAGCATCAAGAAACATATAATCAAATGTCAATAGAGGATTATACAGGAAGGAGCTTAGCGAGCTATTATAAGAATAGGGCGTATAATGGAGCCCCTCCTACAATTCCCCATCCTGTAGCGAATGAAATGTCAATTGGAGGGAATACTTGTTTGCAGTGTCACCAAAAAGGGGGATTCGTTAATAAATACAATGCATTTGCTCCTGTGACACCTCATCCTGAAAAAATAAATTGTGTTCAATGCCATGCTGCTGTCAAAACAAATGAATCATTTAGAGCAAGTAATTGGGAAACCATAAAAAATGCAGCACCTATTTTGGGACAGCAAGCCATGGAGGGAAGCCCTCCTGTGATTCCGCATGAGTTGACCAATTTTAGAGACAAAAATTGTCTTTCTTGCCATGCTGGACCTTCGGCTCCTAAAGAAATTAGAGTTTCTCATCCTGAGCGATTGAACTGTGTGCAATGTCATGCACAACAGCAAGCAAGCGATGTATTTTACAAAACCATAAAATAG
- a CDS encoding cytochrome c3 family protein, producing MKKLFVFLAVVIFFFIITYLTWPTEKHPSLTHDVHHGVVSQIYEQSSERGADAHEYPSSTAHLGDLDTLGVHALGKHFFIPKRQQDLLHYPCSNCHNEALESLKSKEQKLGQKAHWDIQLKHASSDVMTCTTCHSETNMDDLHSITNKKILFNNSFKVCAQCHQEEYKDWAGGAHGKRIGGWTKPIVKKTCVNCHNPHRPAFEKRLPARYNTKMIEQRKQ from the coding sequence GTGAAGAAGTTATTTGTATTCCTAGCAGTGGTTATTTTCTTTTTCATAATAACCTATTTGACTTGGCCGACTGAAAAACACCCCAGTTTGACACACGATGTCCATCATGGAGTGGTTAGCCAAATTTATGAACAGAGTAGTGAACGTGGGGCGGATGCGCATGAGTATCCAAGTTCTACCGCTCATCTTGGAGATTTGGATACCTTAGGTGTTCATGCTCTAGGCAAGCATTTTTTTATTCCCAAACGACAGCAAGACCTATTGCATTATCCCTGTAGTAATTGTCATAATGAAGCTTTAGAAAGCTTGAAAAGCAAGGAACAAAAATTAGGACAAAAGGCTCATTGGGACATTCAATTAAAGCATGCATCCTCTGATGTTATGACTTGTACCACTTGTCATTCGGAGACGAATATGGATGATTTGCATTCGATTACAAATAAAAAAATCTTATTTAATAACAGTTTTAAAGTTTGTGCTCAATGCCATCAAGAAGAATACAAAGATTGGGCTGGTGGAGCTCATGGTAAACGAATTGGTGGATGGACCAAACCGATTGTTAAAAAAACTTGTGTCAATTGTCACAATCCGCACCGTCCCGCTTTCGAAAAACGATTACCTGCTCGATATAACACTAAGATGATTGAACAAAGGAAGCAGTAA
- a CDS encoding 4Fe-4S dicluster domain-containing protein: MFVDSLKKLLSLGQYQKPDVPDYNDGYDQVFEKKMGRRSLFKTLTAGSIAAGALVNQSCNLGMSSENSSIHWDEYFKGNYKLMTDEERKQTIDRLVHLYAERTGKKVNISSEKPLEGVLFGYAFNVSKCKGYMDCINACVEENNQDRDSQMQYIRIHEFDQKHGINFELADDSYTHEVPAEGHFYMGTQCFHCENPPCTKVCPVEATWQEEDGLVVIDYDWCVGCRYCLAACPYDGRRFNWKTPHVPEDEINKEQHYLGNRLRKKGVMEKCTFCVQRTRKGKNPACVEACPTGARTFGNLLDPNSELRYILENKKVFRLKEDLGTEPKFWYYMD, encoded by the coding sequence ATGTTTGTAGATAGTTTAAAAAAATTGTTGAGCCTCGGACAATATCAAAAACCAGATGTTCCAGATTATAACGATGGTTACGATCAAGTTTTTGAAAAAAAGATGGGCAGAAGGTCGCTGTTTAAAACACTAACCGCAGGATCTATTGCGGCAGGGGCTTTGGTGAATCAAAGTTGTAATTTGGGGATGAGTAGCGAGAATTCTAGTATTCATTGGGATGAATATTTTAAAGGGAATTATAAATTAATGACGGACGAGGAACGAAAACAAACCATTGATAGACTGGTTCATTTGTATGCTGAGCGAACAGGAAAAAAAGTGAATATTAGCTCGGAAAAGCCTCTAGAAGGAGTGTTGTTTGGGTATGCTTTTAATGTTTCTAAGTGCAAAGGTTATATGGATTGTATTAATGCTTGCGTTGAAGAAAACAACCAAGACAGAGATTCTCAGATGCAATACATTAGAATACATGAATTTGACCAAAAACATGGGATTAATTTTGAGTTAGCAGATGACAGTTATACCCATGAAGTGCCTGCTGAGGGACATTTTTATATGGGAACTCAATGTTTTCATTGTGAGAACCCTCCTTGTACAAAGGTTTGTCCTGTAGAGGCTACTTGGCAAGAAGAGGATGGTTTGGTGGTCATTGACTATGATTGGTGTGTGGGCTGTCGGTACTGTTTGGCGGCTTGCCCTTATGATGGTAGGCGATTTAATTGGAAAACGCCTCATGTTCCTGAAGATGAAATCAATAAAGAACAGCATTATTTGGGCAATCGTTTGCGCAAAAAAGGAGTTATGGAGAAATGCACGTTCTGTGTACAGCGTACTCGAAAAGGCAAAAATCCCGCTTGTGTTGAAGCCTGTCCAACAGGAGCACGCACCTTCGGAAATCTCTTGGATCCCAATAGTGAGTTGCGTTATATTTTGGAAAATAAAAAGGTATTTAGATTAAAAGAAGATTTAGGAACTGAACCTAAGTTTTGGTATTATATGGATTAA
- the dsrP gene encoding sulfate reduction electron transfer complex DsrMKJOP subunit DsrP, with product MKLINVLWSLFKDSFDLITHGRTRYKIWMASLTALMLIGTYAYYFQIEHGLSVTGMTDGVVWGLYISNFTFFVGIAAAAVMLVLPTYILHDYDFAKAVIIGEGMAIAALIMSMTFVVVDMGGPANLWHMIPFIGNLNFPESMLSWDMIALLGYLMINISIPAYILTCKYQGKEPKKSVYIPGVFLSVFWAVGIHLVTAFLYQGLMARPFWNNALLGPRFLISAFTAGPALMIIALGIIRKVTDYHIKDVTLVKISLLVTGMAAINMIMLVSELFKEFYFVTHHSISAQYLFFGLGEYNALVPWIWTGISMNIIATLILITKKLHNRLLYPACALLFVGIWIEKGFGLIVPGFIPGQYGKIVEYSPSIIEIAITIAVWALGAFVFTLLTRVAIHIELGKLRYKPSHLEKEVE from the coding sequence ATGAAACTTATAAATGTACTGTGGTCGTTGTTCAAAGATTCATTTGATCTCATCACACATGGTAGAACACGCTACAAGATATGGATGGCTTCTCTAACGGCTTTAATGCTAATTGGAACCTATGCCTATTATTTTCAGATTGAGCATGGTTTGAGTGTGACAGGAATGACCGATGGAGTAGTCTGGGGGTTGTATATCTCTAATTTTACGTTTTTTGTGGGAATTGCAGCGGCCGCTGTAATGCTTGTTTTGCCTACTTATATTTTGCATGACTACGATTTTGCAAAGGCGGTTATTATTGGGGAGGGAATGGCGATTGCAGCACTAATTATGTCTATGACTTTTGTGGTGGTAGATATGGGGGGACCTGCCAATTTGTGGCACATGATTCCCTTTATAGGTAATCTTAACTTTCCAGAATCGATGCTTAGTTGGGATATGATTGCTTTATTGGGCTACCTAATGATTAATATCTCTATCCCTGCTTATATCTTGACCTGTAAATACCAAGGAAAGGAACCCAAAAAGTCAGTTTATATTCCAGGGGTATTTCTTTCTGTGTTTTGGGCGGTAGGCATTCATTTAGTAACAGCATTTTTGTATCAAGGTTTGATGGCTCGTCCTTTTTGGAACAATGCTTTATTGGGACCTAGGTTTTTGATTTCTGCTTTTACAGCAGGACCAGCTTTGATGATTATTGCGTTAGGCATCATACGAAAAGTAACAGATTATCACATAAAAGATGTCACCTTAGTAAAGATCTCCTTGTTGGTAACTGGAATGGCAGCTATTAATATGATTATGTTAGTTTCTGAATTGTTTAAAGAGTTTTATTTTGTCACTCACCATAGTATTAGTGCACAATACTTGTTCTTTGGATTAGGAGAATATAATGCACTGGTGCCTTGGATTTGGACGGGTATTTCTATGAACATCATTGCTACCTTGATATTGATCACAAAGAAGCTACACAATAGATTGCTTTATCCTGCTTGTGCTTTGTTGTTTGTTGGCATTTGGATAGAAAAAGGTTTTGGGTTGATTGTTCCTGGCTTTATTCCTGGACAATACGGCAAAATTGTAGAATACAGTCCCAGTATTATAGAAATAGCTATTACTATAGCCGTATGGGCTTTAGGGGCTTTTGTTTTTACCTTATTAACAAGGGTGGCTATTCATATCGAGTTGGGAAAACTACGTTATAAACCTTCTCACTTGGAAAAAGAAGTAGAATAA